In a single window of the Terriglobales bacterium genome:
- the trpE gene encoding anthranilate synthase component I, translating into MLRPDYDEFERLAQSATLVPVAKSITADLATPVSAFLSLAAGESHAFLLESVEGGEKIGRYTFLGARPSMVLTARGQEITLERGKKRERRSGSLFAVLRELLEQHRPAAVPGLPPFTAGAVGFFSYDVVRQLERLPERARRDLDVPDCVLMFFDRLLAFDHLRHQIHIVAAADVREEAPKRAYARALADIAAIEKRLAAGARPRDILAARRPAQGKLKVRAVTRPRDFLAAVRRTKEYIMAGDVFQAVLSQRWDFQPGVDPFHIYRALRAVNPSPYLYFLRMGDTHVLGSSPEMLVKVSGRKLEYHPIAGTLPRGADEEEDCRLEARLRSDEKERAEHVMLVDLGRNDLGRVSEYGSVRVRDLMYVERYSHVMHLVSAIEGRLRPGLHPVDAFAACFPAGTLTGAPKVRAMEIIEELEPVRRGLYGGSVLYADFAGNLDSCIAIRTLFLQGKRASVQAGAGIVADSDPGSEFQESVNKAQAVLRAVELARGGL; encoded by the coding sequence ATGCTGCGCCCCGACTATGACGAGTTCGAGCGCTTGGCCCAGAGCGCCACCCTGGTGCCGGTGGCCAAGTCCATCACCGCCGACCTGGCCACGCCCGTCTCCGCCTTCCTCAGCCTGGCCGCGGGCGAGTCCCACGCTTTCCTGCTGGAATCGGTGGAAGGCGGCGAGAAGATCGGCCGCTACACCTTCCTGGGCGCCCGCCCTTCCATGGTGCTGACCGCGCGCGGCCAGGAGATCACGCTCGAGCGCGGCAAGAAGCGCGAGCGCCGCTCGGGCAGCCTCTTCGCCGTCCTGCGCGAACTGCTGGAGCAGCATCGCCCCGCCGCCGTTCCCGGCCTGCCTCCCTTCACCGCCGGCGCCGTCGGCTTCTTCTCCTACGACGTGGTGCGGCAACTGGAGCGGCTGCCGGAGCGCGCGCGCCGCGACCTCGACGTCCCCGACTGCGTGCTGATGTTCTTCGATCGCCTGCTGGCCTTCGACCACCTGCGCCACCAGATCCACATCGTGGCCGCCGCCGACGTCAGGGAGGAAGCCCCGAAGCGCGCCTACGCCCGCGCCCTCGCCGACATCGCCGCCATCGAGAAGCGCCTGGCCGCGGGCGCGCGTCCCCGCGACATCCTGGCGGCCCGCCGCCCGGCCCAGGGCAAGCTCAAGGTGCGCGCCGTCACCCGCCCTCGCGACTTCCTCGCCGCCGTCCGCCGCACCAAGGAGTACATCATGGCCGGCGACGTCTTCCAGGCGGTGCTCTCGCAGCGCTGGGACTTCCAGCCCGGGGTCGACCCCTTCCACATCTACCGCGCTCTGCGCGCCGTCAACCCGTCTCCGTACCTGTACTTCCTGCGGATGGGCGACACCCACGTGCTGGGCTCCTCCCCGGAGATGCTGGTGAAGGTGAGCGGGCGCAAGCTGGAGTACCACCCCATCGCGGGCACGCTGCCGCGCGGCGCCGATGAGGAGGAGGACTGCCGCCTGGAGGCCCGGCTGCGCTCCGACGAGAAGGAGCGCGCCGAGCACGTCATGCTGGTGGACCTGGGGCGCAACGACCTGGGCCGGGTCTCCGAGTACGGCTCGGTGCGGGTGCGCGACCTGATGTACGTGGAGCGCTACTCCCACGTCATGCACCTGGTCTCGGCCATCGAGGGCAGGCTGCGCCCCGGGCTGCACCCGGTGGACGCCTTCGCCGCCTGCTTTCCCGCCGGCACGCTCACCGGCGCTCCCAAGGTGCGCGCCATGGAGATCATCGAGGAACTGGAGCCGGTGCGCCGCGGCCTCTATGGAGGCTCCGTGCTCTATGCCGACTTCGCCGGCAACCTGGATTCCTGCATCGCCATCCGTACCCTGTTCCTGCAGGGCAAGCGCGCCTCGGTGCAGGCGGGCGCCGGCATCGTCGCCGACTCCGACCCCGGGAGCGAGTTTCAGGAGTCGGTGAACAAGGCCCAAGCGGTGCTGCGCGCGGTCGAACTGGCGCGGGGAGGCTTGTAG
- a CDS encoding transcriptional repressor: MDAAAIQRSLEGSGLRCTPQRCAVMAFLMGCKRHPTAAEIFAAVNRVAPRSSRATTYNNLRDLVQAGLVREVAVEGRAARFDAKGMRHHHFICDRCGKVEDVEWYQVPRPASGSLGKRILRECELIFRGLCAKCSPRRASRSVR; the protein is encoded by the coding sequence ATGGACGCCGCGGCGATCCAACGGTCCCTGGAGGGCAGCGGATTGCGCTGCACGCCGCAGCGCTGCGCGGTGATGGCGTTCCTGATGGGATGCAAGCGGCATCCCACGGCGGCGGAGATCTTCGCCGCCGTGAATCGCGTGGCTCCGCGCTCTTCCCGGGCCACGACTTACAATAATCTGCGGGACCTGGTGCAGGCGGGTCTGGTGCGGGAGGTGGCGGTCGAGGGCCGCGCCGCACGCTTCGATGCCAAAGGCATGCGCCATCACCACTTCATCTGCGACCGCTGCGGCAAGGTCGAGGACGTGGAGTGGTACCAGGTTCCCCGGCCGGCTTCCGGTTCCCTCGGCAAACGGATCTTGCGGGAGTGCGAACTCATCTTCCGGGGGCTCTGCGCGAAGTGCTCTCCGCGGCGCGCTTCCCGTTCCGTGAGGTAG